The genomic stretch GCAAGAACATCATCACGGTGGAGGACCCCATCGAGTACGTGCACCAGAACTGCAACTGCATCATCAATCAGCGCGAACTGCACACGGACGTGCATTCCTTCCCCGACGCGCTGCGCGACTCCCTGCGCGCGGACCCGGACGTGATCCTGGTGGGCGAAATCCGGGACCTGGACACCATGCGCACCGCGATCATGGCCGCGGAAACCGGGCACCTGGTCTTTTCCACGCTGCACTCCAAGGACGCCATGTCCAGCGTGAACCGCATGGTGGGCTCGTTCCCGGCCGGGGAACAGACCCAGATCCGGCAGCAGCTTTCCTCCACCCTGCGGGCCGTGGTTTCCCAACGGCTGCTGCTCCGGGCGGACAAAAGCGGGCGGGTTCCGGCGGTGGAACTGATGTTTTCCACCTCGGGCATTTCCAACCTGATCCGGCTGGCCAAGGACGACATGATCTACTCGGCCATCGAGACCGGACAGTGCGACGGCATGCAGACCATGGAACAATCCCTCATCAGCCTGATGGAGGCGGGATTGATCTCCAGTGAAACAGCCCTGCTTTCAGCTAAAAACCAGGAAATGATGCGCAACCGCCTGACCTTGCGTGGTCTTTTGAACAACGGGACATGCACGATCAGGAGCCGGGTTCGCCCGGTGCCTTCAAATGTCGGAAACGGAGCCGGATAGACAATGATGACTCGCGGCGACCGCTTTGGCGGCTACCTGGTCCAGCAGGGCCTGATCACCTCGGAGAACCTGGAGCATGTTCTGTCCGTACAGCGGGTGGTCCAGGAAAAAATCGGGCAGTTGTTGATCCGGGAGGGGCTGCTCACCGAGGATCAGGTCATGCGGGCCTTGTCCGACTTTACCAAGATTCCTCTGTACACCGGAAACGGGACGCCCACGGATCCCCGCGTGGTGCGACTGATCCCCGAGAAAATGGCCCGTCGGGCCGGGGTGATGCCCCTGGTGCGCAACGAGGCCAATGAACTCTTGCTGGCCTGCAACGGTCCGGTGCCCCGGGCCATGCTTCAGAACATTTCGCGTCTGGTCCGGGCTCCCGTGCGTCTGGTTCTGGTCACGGAACGGCAACTGCGCAAGATCCAGCAAATGGCCTATGCCCGGGAATTCGACACCAAGATCGACTTCCGGACCCAGTCGGTGAACGGCGAAGATCTGAACGCGGTGGTGGAACTGCTGGAGAAGCTGATGGTCCGGGCCATTTCCCAGAACAACGTGTCGGACATCCACTTCGAACCGCAGATGGACGGCTTTCTGGTCCGCTTCCGCGAGGACGGGATGCTGCGCCGGGTGGAGTCCCTGCCCGCGGCCATGGGCCAAAAGCTGATCTCCCGGATCAAGGTGCTGGCCAACTTGGACATAGCGGAGCGTCGCGCTCCCCAGGACGGCTCCTTCGCCTTCCAGCCCACGCTGTTGAAGGTCGAGGTGGAGGCCGTGAATCTGCGCGTGTCCATCCTGCCGGTGAACTACGGTGAAAAAGCGGTGCTCCGGCTTTTGCCGCCCCATGACGAACAGATCTTGCTGGACTCCCTGGGCATGGACGAAAAGAGCCTCACCAGGTTCAAGTCCATCCTGCGCTCCCCGCATGGTCTGATCCTGGTCACCGGCCCCACGGGGTCGGGGAAGTCCACGACCCTGTACGGGGCTCTGCAACTGTTGCGCTCGGATACGACGAACATCACCTCTCTGGAAGATCCGGTGGAACTGACCCTGCGCGGCGTGAACCAGACCCAGGTGGACGGCGGCGTAAGGCTGGACTTCGCCTCCGGGTTGCGGTCCATCCTGCGCCAGGACCCGGATATCATCATGGTCGGCGAGATCCGGGACACGGACACCCTGCGGGTCTCCCTGCGGGCCGCCATCACCGGCCACCTGGTCCTCTCCACCCTGCACACCAACGACGCGCCCAGCTCCTTTTCCCGGCTCCTGGACATGGGCGGTGAGGCCTTTCTGGTGGCCGTCTCGGCCCGGGCCATCCTGGCCCAGCGCCTGGTGCGCCTGGTCTGCGCCCACTGCAAACAACCCCGGCCCGTGAACCGGGCCGAACTGGACATGCTGGGCCTGCGGGACACGCCCGAGGGCGCGTTCATGATCCACCGATCGCTCGATGGATGTGATCTGTGCAACCACAAGGGCTACAGCGGCCGGGTCGGCCTGTTCGAATTGCTGGTGGTGGACGAGGAACTGCGCGAACGCATTATGCACGGCGCCACAAGCCACGAAATCGCCCGCACGGCCAGAGCCGCCGGCAACTACCGTTCCCTGCTGGAAGACGGCGTGGACAAGGTGAAAATGGGTTTGACCACGCCGGAGGAGATTATGCGGGTGACCATGGAATGAAAAAGATAGGGTTGGGGGGATGAGACCTGAAACTTGAGGTACCCACCCCTGGCCCCTCCCAGGAGGGGATTAGTATGCGGTGGCTCGGAGATTGGGTGGAAATAATGCTTGTTGGCTAAAGTTTTACGCGAGATGCACGGAGTCGTTCCCCTCCTGGGAGGGGATTAAGGGGTGGGTTGAGGGATTGTCGTGCTTGAGGCGTGGTTTGGGCAAAGCAAGCCCACATGCCAACCCACCTCTGGCCCCTCCCTGGAGGGGAATGGAATGCGGTTTCGCGCTGATCGGTGGCAATGATGGCGGGGTGATTTCGGATTTTCGCGAGGAGCACGGAGTAGTTCCCCTCCTTGGAGGGGCCAGGGGTGGGTTGAAAGTCATTGAGGTTAGCAGGTATTCACCGTCAGATGAAAACACCAAAAATAATCCCCTACAATCCCAAGCTCAAAGAACTGGCCAAAAAATTACGCAAGAATATGACCTTCCCTGAAGTGCTCATCTGGAGCCAACTCAAACAAAAAAAGATGCTTGGATATGATTTTGACCGACAGCGTCCTATCAACGACTACATCGTGGATTTTTATTGCAAGGAACTGATGCTGGCGATTGAAATTGATGGAGCGTCCCATGAGTTTGAGGAGGTCTGGAAGAGAGATACGTACCGCCAGGAAAGACTTGAATCTCTTGGCGTGCGTTTTTTACGTTTCCGCGATGACCAGGTCAAACGTGATCTCGAGAGTGTGATGATGAGTATTCAGCGTTGGATTGAGGAAAACAGGTAAGAATGCCAACCCACCCCTGGCCCCTCCCAGGAGGGGAATGGAATGTGGTTTCGCGGGGATTGGGTGGAAATGTTGGCGGGGTGACTTCGGATTTTCACGAGGAGCACGGAGTAGTTCCCCTCCAGGGAGGGGATAAAGGGGTGGGTTTGTTGGATTGGGGTACTTGAGGCGTGCTCAGGGCAGTGAATGCTCCCACGCCAACCCACCCCTGGCCCCTCCCTGGAGGGGAATGGAATGCGGTTTCGGGGGGATTCGGGTTGTAATTTCTACCTCAACAATAGCAGGTAAAGAAGCGGTGAAGTAACAATAACGACGAACGACGTACGAAGAACAAAGAAACGCGGCGCAGCCGCAAACGAAGAACGAAGAACGAGAAAACATCATGCCCTATTTTGACTGCCGCGCCATGGATTCGGGCGGGAACATGATCCGGTTGCGGATCGAGGCTGAGAGCCAGGGGGCGGCGGCGGCTGAGGCGCGGGCCAGGGGGGTGACCCTGATTTCCGTGGAGGAGGCCGGGGTCGGCGGGGGTTTTGGAGCGTTCTCACCCACGCGGTTTCTGCCCGTGACCACCAAGGACAAGGTGCTCCTGTTCCGGATGCTGGCCACGCTGGTCAAGTCCGAGGTCACGGTGACCCAGGCCATCCGCATTCTGCACGACCAGACCGACCGAATGAACGTCAAGGCCGTGCTGGCCGAGGTCCTGTCCAGGGTCGAGGGGGGCTCGCCGCTTTCCGATGCCCTGGCCCACCATCCGCGGGTGTTCTCGCCCATGATGGTGAACCTGATCCGGGCCGGGGAAATGGGCGGCATTCTGGACACGGTCTTTCAGCGCATCGCCGACTATATTGAACGCCGGTCCTCCCTGCGCAAGAAGCTGATGATGTCCTTCTTCTACCCGGGCATCGTGCTGGTTGTGGGGTTGGGCGTGGTGGTGTTCATGGTTCTGTTCGTGATTCCCCGGTTCATGGGGCTGATCCAGGGCAAATTGCCGCCCGTGACCCAGTTTTTGATGGATTCCACGGCTTTTTTGCAGGACAACGGGCTGAACATGCTCATGGGGTTGGGGGCCGGGATTGGGGCCTTGGCCGTGATGCACGCCGTGCCCCTGACTCGGTATTACCTGGATCGGTGCAAGGTCTATCTGCCCGTGGTCGGTCCGATCATCCGCCTGGGCGTGGTGGTCTCTTTTTCCCGGACGTTCAGCCTGCTCCTGGAGAGCCGGATTCCCATGGTGGAAGCCCTGCGAGCCACCAGCGCGACCATCCCGAACACGGCCGTGAACGCATTTTTGGACAGGACCGTGGACCGGGTCATGGCCGGAGAGCCGCTTTCCGTCACCCTCAAGGAAAGCTGGGCCTTCACGCCCATCACCATGTCCATGGCCAATATCGGCGAGCACTCCGGACTGATGAGCGAATCCATGCTCACCGTGGCCGAGGTGCATGAAAGGCTGTTGGAGGACAAGATCGCCCGAATGAGCGCCATGGTCGAACCGGCCCTGATCCTGACCCTGGGCGGCGTGGTCGGGCTGGTGGTCTATGGACTGATTTCCGGGATGCTGGCCATGTATGCCGGATCGATGTGAAAAGGGGAGAGGGCTGAAACCTGAGACCTGAGGGAACCCACCCCTGGCCCCTCCCAGGAGGGGAGTGGATTGAGGTGGCGAGGGGATTGGGTGGAAGTATTGGCGGGCTGGCTTCGGACTTACGCGAGGAGCACGGCGTAGTTCCCCTCCAGGGAGGGGATTAAGGGGTGGGTTGAGAGGTGTCGTGCTCGGGGCGCGATTTCGGCAGTGAATGCCCAAACGCCAACCCACCCCTGGCCCCTCCCAGGAGGGGAATGGTCCGCGGTACCCTGCGGATTCAGGCCTTCACTCAACTTGCGTATTTCCGACGCTATCCGGCGAAGAACCAAGAACAACGAACATTACATAAGGAGTTCACATGTCGATTCTACGCAGCACTTTTATGAAATTGCTTTTCATTTTTTTTATCTCCACCATGCTGGTCGGATGCCAGGAGGTGGAGGTTTCGCATTTGACGGGCGGTGGGGAGAAAGCGGGCGATACTGTTGTCTCGGAGCGGATGGATGACGCATTTCTGTTGGCTTACGCGCGACGGATGACCGAGGCCAAGGAACACGCCGGACGGGTCACGCCGGAATATGTTTTGGAGCATGTTCGGAACATGGAATCGCTGATTCGCGAGGCTCATGAACAGGGTTTCACGGAATTGGCGGAATTTCGGCAGGCCGTGCATCAGTTTCAGGCCGAACTGCTGCTGCGTACGTTGCAGCCGGATCTGGTCGCCGAAATTCCGAGAGAGAGCATTACGGACGAGGATGTCAGGGGCTTTTTCGAGGACAATATCGGCATGTACGCCTTGCCGGACATTTATGGGGCAACCGTGTTCCACACCCTGGATGAAGGCGAGGCCGGACTCCTGGGAGGCGCGGACGGTCGCGCGGCCCTGGACGCGGAGGCTGAAGCCCTGCCGGGCGTGGAAGTGCTGACCCTGGACCCGATGCCCTTGGAACGTTTTCCGGGCGAATGGGCGCAGACCATTCTCTCTCTGGAAATCGGGGAATGCGGCCCGGTGGTGATGCACGAGGATCGCTTCGCGGTACTGTGCCTGGAAGAGGCGCTTACGAACCGAACGCAGGATTTTGAGCAGCGCAAGGAATACATCCGCAACGATGTCCTCTACTCACGCTATCGCCAGGCTTGGCGCGAAGCCTATGAACATCTGCGCGAAAAGCACGGCGTCGAGATCGACCCGGAAGCGGCGGAGCTGTTCAGGGAAAGGTTGGAAGAGGGGAAAGAAGGATGAAAAGAGAGATCTGAGGGATGAGACCTGAGACCTGAGGGGGGAGGCGTTGTTCCGTTCGTCGTTCCTGGTTCATCGTTGTCAAAGCCGACCCACCCCTGGCCCCTCCCAAGAGGGGAACGGTCCGCGGTAGATCGAGGATTCAGGTCTTTGGCTCAACCTGCGCATGTTCTCCGATTCCCGACGAAGAATGAAGAACAACGAACAAAATAACGTTTCCCCGTTCCTCGTTCCTTGTTCTTGGTTATTTGGAATCACGGTTATCTGGCTGAGCGAAGAGCGCCCCATCAGGTTTCAGGTTTCAGCCCTCACCCTTATCTTTAGAACACGGAGGTCCCATGACTGACAATGCAAATGAAAATATCTTTAATTGGAGTGTTCGCGCCATGCTGGTTTTGGCTTTGCTGGCGGTGGTTTCGGTGGTCGTCGTCGGGCAGGCCTGGGGGCACAGCACCGAGGGCTTGGTGCGGGTGATGTTGGACAAGGCAAAGCCGACGTACGACGACTTTGCCTTTTTCATTGAACCTTACGTGAATCAGGAGAAGTACAAGGGCGTTCATGAGCCGTACAGGGGACGGTTCTACGCCATGGACGACGTGATGGAGCTGCGCCTTATGGGCCGGGAAGCCGAGGCCACCTTTGAGGTCCTGGACATGCGCGGCAATGAGCGGTTTTTGGACACAATGCGCTTCGTGCGCGGTGATGACGGCTTCTGGCGGTTCATGGACGCGGAGGGCGGCCCTCGGGAGGTGTTCACCTATATTCCGGAATGGGAACACATCCTGAAGACCAAGGTTCAGCCCGCGGGCATTGTCGGCCTGCCGGTGATGCTGGCGCTGTTGATCTGGTTGCGTCTGCGTCGGAAGAAAGGGGCGAGGAAGCCTGCCGAGCCGATTGAACCGGCGTAGGATGGAATCTAGTGGCGTCACTCCAATACCTCATAAGGAGATATGAACATGACCCATGAACAATTGGCTTCGTTCCGTCTCAGCCTGGAAGATCTCCTGGCTGAAACCACGGCCAACGTGGATCGGATCAACCATTCCATCCGGGATGTCGTTCCATCCTGCGCGGATGATAATGATCGGGCCACTTTGGAGGCCGAAAGGCGCATGCTGCTCCTGCAGGCGGATCGGGAACGCCGCCTGAAACGCGAGATCCTCTTGGCTTTTCACCGCATGGATCTCGGAGACTACGGCTTCTGCGAATCCTGCGGCGAGGCCATCGACATGCGTCGCCTTGATGTTCATCCCGCGGCCAGGATGTGCGTGCAATGCATGCGGGAAATCGAACGGGGCATGGAAATGGACTGGGCTCGGGCAGGGGCGGGGTACGGCCGAGTATGGGGGTGAAGGGGAAGGGAGAGGGCGGAGGGATGAAACCTGAGGGCTGAGGGGGAGACGTTGTCTCGTTCGTTGTTCCTGGTTCTTCGTTAAAATGCCACCCCCCCCTGCCCCCTCCCAGGAGGGGAATGGAATGGGGTGGTGCGGGGAGTGGGTGGAAATGGTGACAAGTCGATTCGGAGTCTACGCGATGAATGCGGTGCAGTTCCCCTCCTGGGAGGGGCCATGGGTGGGTTGTCTTCTTCAGGTTTCAGCCCTCGGGTCTCATCCCTCAGCTTTCATCCCTCTTTTCGGCTTCCCAGCCTTTGCAGGCCAGGACGATGGTGCGGGGGACCTGACGGGAGCCGGTGCCGTAGGCGCTGATGGTCCGTGGAGTCAGGCCGAGGGCGTTGGCGGCGTCCTTCAGGGAGAGGCCGTGCCTGGCTCTCCAGGCGAGAAAGGAGCGGGTATTTTCGTCCATCGCCGACTGCTCCAAGGCATCGAGCCAGAGCGTGTCCGCCCCGATCTGGATGTCCTGATCGGGCCAGGTCACGGTCCAGCCCTCTCCGGGAATGATTCTGGCTTTGGCAAATGCTTCGGGGTCACGCAGAGGGGCGAGGCCAGGTTTGGAAAAGACGGATTCGCGTTTGTCGACAACAAACGTTTGATCGTTGATGAATGTAATTTTCAGCTTGTATCCAGACAGGGCCTGGACATCACGTAATCGCGGTCGTTTCATGGGTGCCATTTCTTCCACTCCTGAATCAGTTCATTCCGGTTGGCGGCGATCCAGTCCAAAACATCCTCCCGCAGGCCTTTCGGCATGGATCCGTGGCAGGTGAGTGTATCCAGGTCGATGAGTACGTCGATACTGCCGCCGACAAGGTGGACGTGCATCGGCGGATGGTCATCCTCGCGGACTTCCAACCGGTATTTGTTGCGAAATCGACGTTTCGTCGTCATTTTTTCAATTGTATAGAAAAAAAATCTATATGACAATAGTGAAAAGGCAACCCACCCCTGGCCCCTCCCAGGAGGGGAATGAAGCAAAGGCCGGCACGATCAATTCTTCAGGTTTTCGCCCTATCACTTCATGTTGCAGCCCTCAGAGCCTGCCCCAGCGAAGGTCGGGGGCAATTCTTATCGCTCCATCCCTTCTTTCCATTCCAGCATTTCTCTTCAGCCCTCAGGCTTTAGGTCTCATCCCTCAGCCCCATGTTTCCTCCTTAGCCCCATTTCCATCACGGATGGGGCAGCGGGGTTTTGAGGAGGGTGGCGGCGGGATTCGTGGCGGTTTCTTCCGAGGCTTGGTCGGTGGAGTCGGAGGCGGTGAGGAAGGAGGATTGCAGGCGGTGGTTGGTGACCGCGGGGAGGACGGCCTGGACGTGTTCGGGCAGGACCATGGTTTGGCCTTCCAGGAAGGCCCAGGCCTGGGCTCCGTGGAGCAGGGCTCGTCCTGCCCGAGGGGAGAGGCCGGTCTGGAAGGTCGCCGATCGGCGTGAAGTCAGGAGCAGGGCCTGGACATAGTCCAGAAGGGCGTCGGAGACATGGATTTCCTGGGCGGCTTGTTGCAATTCCACCAGCCGTTCCGGCCTGAGCATGGCCGGGGCTGCACGCAAGGCATCGCGGGGATCGTCGATGCGCAGGAGTTTACGCTCCGTGGCCGCGTCCGGATAGCCCAGGCTGATGCGCATAAGGAAGCGGTCCAATTGGGACTCGGGCAAGGGATAGGTGCCGATCTGGTGCAGGGGGTTTTGGGTGGCGATGACGAAAAACGGACGGGGCAAGGCCCTGGTCCGGCCGTCCATGGTCACCTGGCCTTCCTCCATGGCTTCCAGGAGGGCGCTTTGGGTCTTGGGCGTGGCCCGGTTGATCTCGTCGGCCAGGATGACCTGGGAAAAGACCGGGCCGGGGTGGAAGCTGAAGGTCTGTTCCTTGCGGTCGTAGACCGAGACGCCGAGGATGTCCGCGGGTAGGAGGTCGCTGGTGAACTGGATGCGCTGCATGTCCAGCCCCAGGACCCGGGCCATGGCCTCTGCCAGCGTGGTCTTGCCCACCCCGGGAATGTCCTCGATCAGCAAATGCCCCTTGGCCAGCAGACAGGCCAGGGCCAGCCGGACTTCATGTTCCTTGCCCAGCAGGTGGCGGCTGATGCCCTGAGCTACGGGCAGTAGTTCCTGATGCAATCGTTCTCCTCGTCTAAATCGGCCAGCGGGCCGCGATGGGCATGCGCCAGCCGGAGCCGAAGGCCACATCGGTGATTTTCAGGCCGGGCGCGGCCTGGCGGCGTTTGAACTCCGCGTTTTTGATCAGCCCGACCACCCGGCGGACGTCCTCCGGGGCGAAGCCTTCGCGGATGATTTCCTCACTGGAGCGGTGCAACTGGACCACGCGCTCCAGGATGGCGTCCAGGACGTCGTATTCCGGCAGGCTGTCCTGGTCGGTCTGGTTCGGGCGCAGTTCGGCCGTGGGGGGGCGGGTCAGGATGCGTTCCGGGATCACGGGCCCGCGGCGGGCGTTCAGCCAATGGGACGTGGCGTAGACCAGGGTCTTGGGCACGTCGGCGATGACCGCCAGGCCTCCGGCCATGTCCCCGTACATGGTGCAGTAGCCCACGGCCAGTTCGGACTTGTTCCCCGTGGTCAGCAGCATGGCCCGGTATTTGTTGGACAGGGCCATCAGCAGGTTGCCCCGGATCCGGGCCTGGATGTTCTCCTCGGTCACGTCTTTCTCGTACCCGGCGAAGGCCTGGCTCAGGGCCGTGTCAAAGCCCCGCATCAGGTCCATGATGGGCAGGGTGAGGTGCTTGACGCCGAGGTTGGCGGCCAGGCTTACGGCGTCGTCGATGCTGGCCCG from Desulfonatronum thiodismutans encodes the following:
- a CDS encoding type IV pilus twitching motility protein PilT, with the protein product MTTITQQIINEHKPDSMEELLAKTVELDASDLHLTYGEPPVFRMGGDLRPMSCEAYAHEEIRALLGQVMPPRYATVLEEKRSVDFAVSSASVGRFRFAAYYQRGALSVAIRLLAKGIPDFQSLGLPASMSRLPTFRDGLVLVTGVTGSGKSTTLAAIIDAINRAERKNIITVEDPIEYVHQNCNCIINQRELHTDVHSFPDALRDSLRADPDVILVGEIRDLDTMRTAIMAAETGHLVFSTLHSKDAMSSVNRMVGSFPAGEQTQIRQQLSSTLRAVVSQRLLLRADKSGRVPAVELMFSTSGISNLIRLAKDDMIYSAIETGQCDGMQTMEQSLISLMEAGLISSETALLSAKNQEMMRNRLTLRGLLNNGTCTIRSRVRPVPSNVGNGAG
- a CDS encoding GspE/PulE family protein; the protein is MMTRGDRFGGYLVQQGLITSENLEHVLSVQRVVQEKIGQLLIREGLLTEDQVMRALSDFTKIPLYTGNGTPTDPRVVRLIPEKMARRAGVMPLVRNEANELLLACNGPVPRAMLQNISRLVRAPVRLVLVTERQLRKIQQMAYAREFDTKIDFRTQSVNGEDLNAVVELLEKLMVRAISQNNVSDIHFEPQMDGFLVRFREDGMLRRVESLPAAMGQKLISRIKVLANLDIAERRAPQDGSFAFQPTLLKVEVEAVNLRVSILPVNYGEKAVLRLLPPHDEQILLDSLGMDEKSLTRFKSILRSPHGLILVTGPTGSGKSTTLYGALQLLRSDTTNITSLEDPVELTLRGVNQTQVDGGVRLDFASGLRSILRQDPDIIMVGEIRDTDTLRVSLRAAITGHLVLSTLHTNDAPSSFSRLLDMGGEAFLVAVSARAILAQRLVRLVCAHCKQPRPVNRAELDMLGLRDTPEGAFMIHRSLDGCDLCNHKGYSGRVGLFELLVVDEELRERIMHGATSHEIARTARAAGNYRSLLEDGVDKVKMGLTTPEEIMRVTME
- a CDS encoding endonuclease domain-containing protein; its protein translation is MKTPKIIPYNPKLKELAKKLRKNMTFPEVLIWSQLKQKKMLGYDFDRQRPINDYIVDFYCKELMLAIEIDGASHEFEEVWKRDTYRQERLESLGVRFLRFRDDQVKRDLESVMMSIQRWIEENR
- a CDS encoding type II secretion system F family protein gives rise to the protein MPYFDCRAMDSGGNMIRLRIEAESQGAAAAEARARGVTLISVEEAGVGGGFGAFSPTRFLPVTTKDKVLLFRMLATLVKSEVTVTQAIRILHDQTDRMNVKAVLAEVLSRVEGGSPLSDALAHHPRVFSPMMVNLIRAGEMGGILDTVFQRIADYIERRSSLRKKLMMSFFYPGIVLVVGLGVVVFMVLFVIPRFMGLIQGKLPPVTQFLMDSTAFLQDNGLNMLMGLGAGIGALAVMHAVPLTRYYLDRCKVYLPVVGPIIRLGVVVSFSRTFSLLLESRIPMVEALRATSATIPNTAVNAFLDRTVDRVMAGEPLSVTLKESWAFTPITMSMANIGEHSGLMSESMLTVAEVHERLLEDKIARMSAMVEPALILTLGGVVGLVVYGLISGMLAMYAGSM
- a CDS encoding peptidylprolyl isomerase; translated protein: MKLLFIFFISTMLVGCQEVEVSHLTGGGEKAGDTVVSERMDDAFLLAYARRMTEAKEHAGRVTPEYVLEHVRNMESLIREAHEQGFTELAEFRQAVHQFQAELLLRTLQPDLVAEIPRESITDEDVRGFFEDNIGMYALPDIYGATVFHTLDEGEAGLLGGADGRAALDAEAEALPGVEVLTLDPMPLERFPGEWAQTILSLEIGECGPVVMHEDRFAVLCLEEALTNRTQDFEQRKEYIRNDVLYSRYRQAWREAYEHLREKHGVEIDPEAAELFRERLEEGKEG
- a CDS encoding TraR/DksA family transcriptional regulator; this encodes MTHEQLASFRLSLEDLLAETTANVDRINHSIRDVVPSCADDNDRATLEAERRMLLLQADRERRLKREILLAFHRMDLGDYGFCESCGEAIDMRRLDVHPAARMCVQCMREIERGMEMDWARAGAGYGRVWG
- a CDS encoding DUF2442 domain-containing protein, whose product is MAPMKRPRLRDVQALSGYKLKITFINDQTFVVDKRESVFSKPGLAPLRDPEAFAKARIIPGEGWTVTWPDQDIQIGADTLWLDALEQSAMDENTRSFLAWRARHGLSLKDAANALGLTPRTISAYGTGSRQVPRTIVLACKGWEAEKRDES
- a CDS encoding DUF4160 domain-containing protein; its protein translation is MTTKRRFRNKYRLEVREDDHPPMHVHLVGGSIDVLIDLDTLTCHGSMPKGLREDVLDWIAANRNELIQEWKKWHP
- a CDS encoding AAA family ATPase; its protein translation is MHQELLPVAQGISRHLLGKEHEVRLALACLLAKGHLLIEDIPGVGKTTLAEAMARVLGLDMQRIQFTSDLLPADILGVSVYDRKEQTFSFHPGPVFSQVILADEINRATPKTQSALLEAMEEGQVTMDGRTRALPRPFFVIATQNPLHQIGTYPLPESQLDRFLMRISLGYPDAATERKLLRIDDPRDALRAAPAMLRPERLVELQQAAQEIHVSDALLDYVQALLLTSRRSATFQTGLSPRAGRALLHGAQAWAFLEGQTMVLPEHVQAVLPAVTNHRLQSSFLTASDSTDQASEETATNPAATLLKTPLPHP